Proteins co-encoded in one Garra rufa chromosome 21, GarRuf1.0, whole genome shotgun sequence genomic window:
- the LOC141295341 gene encoding cytosolic phospholipase A2 delta-like, whose protein sequence is MKSCVSGFRYSNGRKLFLAKRRKVVSQALNISFTPEPSKLRHYKACMEERDKAGLPVSLIDIWDTSSKERLHCRSAEETTTMLKQELMPYWNLSVTVLRGKFNKSHDLFSKSDCYVVLKLPTACACCHRTKTVKNNNAPKWNETFHFRLHSGVKNILEFHIFDADKATKDDYFSTILFDINNLSPGQKLTKSFITDDEKKSELWVDFEMTVSSDKPEPYLSNGVLMAGPFCALDVKVEKRLKAKAEKDMMLKLRGAYKEDCLIPGSEENPSCTFRYYINRDVETEFSLIPPKAVTEVQGTNPKTAKILSSVPIKPLPAKQEIKLSMPVKQGGVDLHLSTEGRADEKLDVRLGFNIPMEEKDFLAKRRKVVSQGLQKALNLSSAPDPSKVPLVAVVCSGGGSRAMICTFGGLRALQKLQVLDAVSYFTGVSGSTWTMASLYGDANWSNNDLNGVMESVKKEISKSVFSVFSPERYKERMEERERDGHLVSLIDMWGLAIEYLIQGKKKMGTLSDQQMALTQGQNPLPIYTALNMKNGKRACTIEAEWCEFTPYEVGFTKYGAFIPAQNFGSEYYLGRMVKKIPESGIYSLLGIWSSVFSLSPTQLWNVVTGEIPSWASKLGDDVNQTETDNKPSTSKKPIQVSPMTDFEKMLSNFLTSRPIISQVFNFIRGFHLHRNYSENCEFTTCKDTHPDAFPNSLTPADDRLDLVDSAFVIKSGFPPVLRPDRHADVILSLNYAWEPDHFKVIKQTEEYCAQRNIAFPKVDYKKLESEPIKEVYVFEDKENPEAPIVIHFPLINVSFKQFKSPGVKREGKEEIKEADFDIDFTSTFCPFSTFKLTYESEDFQKLADLSTYNILNNKDVILNTLNNVLKRNTERIPATKAS, encoded by the exons ATGAAAAGTTGTGTGTCTGGGTTTCGATATTCCAATGGAAGAAAATTGTTTCTGGCTAAGAGACGTAAAGTTGTGTCACAAGCTCTGAATATCAGCTTTACACCTGAGCCCAGCAAG CTACGCCACTACAAAGCTTGTATGGAAGAAAGAGACAAAGCAGGACTTCCTGTATCTCTCATTGACATATGGGATACATCATCCAAGGAAAG ACTTCACTGTAGGTCTGCTGAGGAGACAACAACAATGCTGAAG CAAGAGTTAATGCCATACTGGAACCTCAGTGTTACAGTGTTGCGAGGAAAATTCAATAAGTCGCATGACCTTT TTTCAAAAAGTGACTGCTACGTGGTCTTAAAGTTACCCACGGCCTGTGCCTGCTGCCATCGCACCAagactgtaaaaaataataatgcaccAAAATGGAATGAAACATTTCATTTCAGACTGCACAGCGGTGTCAAG AACATTTTGGAATTCCACATATTTGATGCTGACAAGGCAACAAAAGATGACTACTTCTCCACCATCCTATTCGACATCAATAACCTATCACCCGGACAAAAGCTAACAAAAAGCTTCATTACAGACGATGAG aaaaagAGTGAGCTGTGGGTGGACTTTGAGATGACCGTAAG cTCTGACAAACCTGAACCGTACTTATCTAATGGAGTGCTGATG GCAGGTCCATTTTGTGCACTGGATGTGAAGGTGGAAAAACGTCTCAAGGCTAAGG CGGAGAAGGACATGATGTTAAAATTGCGAGGCGCATATAAAGAAGACTGTTTGATCCCGGGCTCTGAGGAAAACCCCAGCTGTACTTTTCGCTACTACATTAATCGAGACGTAGAGACCGAGTTTAGTCTCATCCCACCAAAA GCTGTGACAGAGGTTCAGGGGACAAATCCGAAGACTGCAAAGATTCTGTCATCTGTCCCTATAAAACCATTACCAGCCAAACAGGAGATTAAACTCTCCATGCCTGTTAAACAG GGTGGAGTGGATCTGCATCTAAGTACAGAGGGCCG CGCTGATGAAAAGTTGGATGTGCGCCTGGGTTTTAATATTCCAATGGAAGAAAAGGATTTTCTGGCCAAGAGACGAAAAGTTGTGTCACAAGGTCTTCAGAAAGCTTTGAATCTCAGCTCTGCACCTGATCCTAGCAAG GTCCCATTGGTGGCTGTGGTGTGCTCTGGGGGCGGAAGCAGGGCGATGATTTGCACATTTGGAGGCCTAAGAGCTTTGCAGAAACTCCAGGTTCTTGATGCAGTCAGCTACTTCACAGGGGTTTCTGGCTCCACCTG GACTATGGCTTCTCTTTATGGTGATGCCAACTGGTCAAACAATGACCTAAATGGGGTTATGGAGTCTGTAAAGAAGGAAATCTCTAAAAGTGTGTTTAGCGTATTTTCCCCGGAGCGCTACAAAGAGAGgatggaagagagagagagagacggacaCCTGGTATCTCTTATTGACATGTGGGGTCTGGCTATAGAATACCTCATACAAGGGAAG AAAAAAATGGGCACACTATCTGACCAGCAAATGGCACTTACACAGGGCCAGAACCCTCTGCCCATCTACACAGCTCTCAACATGAAAAATGGCAAAAGGGCATGTACCATAGAGGCTG AATGGTGTGAGTTCACCCCCTATGAGGTTGGATTTACCAAATATGGTGCGTTCATACCTGCACAGAACTTTGGGAGTGAATATTACCTTGGTCGCATGGTCAAGAAAATCCCTGAATCTGGAATATACTCTTTATTGg GAATATGGAGCAGTGTTTTCTCTCTGAGTCCGACTCAGCTTTGGAATGTTGTCACAGGAGAGATCCCATCCTGGGCCAGCAAACTTGGGGATGACGTGAACCAAACAG AGACAGATAACAAACCATCAACGTCAAAAAAACCTATACAGGTCAGCCCTATGACTGATTTTGAAAAAATGCTGAGCAACTTTCTGACCAGCCGGCCCATTATCAGCCAGGTTTTCAACTTCATTAGAGGTTTCCACCTGCACAGGAACTACAGTGAGAACTGTGAATTCACCACGTGTAAAG ACACACATCCAGATGCCTTCCCAAACTCCCTGACACCAGCAGACGACAGACTTGACCTGGTGGACAGTGCTTTTGTCATCAAGTCAGGATTTCCTCCTGTGTTACGTCCTGACAGGCATGCGGACGTCATACTGTCTCTGAACTATGCTTGGGAACCAGACCACTTCAAG GTCATTAAGCAAACTGAGGAGTACTGCGCTCAGCGCAACATCGCATTTCCAAAGGTCGATTACAAAAAGTTGGAATCTGAGCCGATTAAAGAAGTTTATGTGTTTGAAGATAAAGAGAATCCAGAGGCTCCCATTGTGATTCACTTTCCTTTGATCAATGTCTCATTCAAGCAGTTCAAGTCTCCTG GAGTGAAGAGAGAGGGTAAGGAGGAAATTAAGGAAGCAGATTTTGATATTGACTTCACCAGTACGTTCTGTCCATTCTCCACTTTCAAACTTACATATGAATCTGAGGACTTCCAGAAGCTGGCCGACCTCTCCACCTACAACATCCTGAACAACAAAGACGTCATTTTAAACACGCTGAACAACGTGCTGAAGAGAAACACAGAGAGAATTCCTGCAACAAAGGCATCATAA